The following proteins come from a genomic window of Pelmatolapia mariae isolate MD_Pm_ZW linkage group LG17, Pm_UMD_F_2, whole genome shotgun sequence:
- the LOC134646609 gene encoding uncharacterized protein C1orf226 homolog yields MLSENYLSPRVDQSMFENSIAQQQSPQTSRPGPSSTRRAAAMTNSNPGSSCVDSPSSGGQQRLKNAINLGKAVGAKVNDLLRRKEPSNLGDIGVTEVNKNVGAVWSCMEQLSQTAASSHITSFDSFPRLDPPPPSGKKRLPRALKTTQDMMISSDPVVSSPDPVDSSSFPSSPEKTSPITQEEIRNEEEQQQGKEEDKRSSGPAERKPGADSETAEINDNVDTVIGGEEDGVEVGSADEGMDEHGLQLSVPDLINKDPTLESKAKQCDVWQKAPGPDSRLASTPCSGKTPCRISLGEDVLLGNGAPCSKATGGSTEDMEHHPDLLSFE; encoded by the exons ATGCTTTCCGAGAACTATTTATCTCCAAGAG TTGATCAAAGTATGTTTGAGAACTCCATTGCGCAGCAGCAGAGTCCCCAGACCTCGAGGCCAGGGCCGTCCTCGACCCGGCGCGCCGCGGCGATGACTAATTCCAACCCGGGGTCCAGCTGCGTGGACTCGCCCTCCTCTGGAGGACAGCAGAGGCTGAAAAATGCCATTAACCTGGGCAAGGCAGTCGGGGCAAAG GTCAATGACTTGCTAAGAAGAAAAGAGCCCAGCAACCTCGGAGACATTGGGGTCACGGAGGTCAACAAGAATGTTGGTGCAGTTTGGAGCTGCATGGAGCAACTCAGTCAGACTGCTGCCAGCAG CCACATCACCTCCTTTGACTCCTTCCCTCGGCTGGACCCTCCACCCCCATCGGGGAAGAAGCGCCTCCCTCGAGCACTGAAGACGACCCAGGACATGATGATCTCCTCTGACCCCGTGGTCTCCTCCCCCGACCCTGTGGATTCTTCCTCCTTCCCTTCCTCCCCTGAGAAGACATCCCCCATCACTCAGGAGGAGATAAGGAATGAGGAGGAGCAGCAACAGGGAAAGGAGGAGGACAAGAGGTCATCGGGCCCAGCAGAGAGGAAACCCGGAGCTGATTCTGAGACAGCTGAGATCAATGACAACGTGGATACAGTGATAGGTGGAGAAGAGGATGGCGTAGAAGTGGGAAGCGCTGATGAAGGCATGGATGAACACGGGCTCCAGCTCTCTGTACCAGACCTCATCAATAAAGATCCCACTCTGGAGTCCAAAGCCAAACAATGCGACGTCTGGCAGAAGGCGCCGGGGCCTGACTCGCGGCTGGCCTCTACTCCCTGCTCGGGCAAAACTCCTTGCCGCATCAGCCTGGGCGAGGATGTCCTGCTGGGGAATGGCGCCCCCTGTAGCAAAGCCACTGGAGGGAGCACTGAAGACATGGAGCACCATCCAGACCTGCTGTCGTTTGAGTAA